In one window of Nocardia brasiliensis DNA:
- a CDS encoding S1C family serine protease, whose product MQDRPSDSAPRGTLRPPDAPVLGPRPVYRPHVDTHTARAFRRPSGQSGSFAEPLPRGTAPIADADLQNRPPDAVLAEAFGRPAGSSELLQRDPDATEDTPTVAGPVDPWRDPAAAARLGAPAVPTPVTAALPEAPRLSAREVLFGSRVAPKSLALLAVVALAIGVLGGLVGRLTAEQASVLTSRGVELKQTGGIEQPHSQIAKVANAVLPAVVSIRVTVGDNGATGSGVVIDGAGFITTNNHVVSMAAQDKTNRATIQVTFSDGTKVPANIVGRDPKSDLAVLKVDVKNLTVAKLGKSDDVQVGDEVLAIGSPLGLSKTVTSGIVSALHRPVALEGEGSDTKAVIDAVQTDASINPGNSGGALVDMEGRLIGINTAIRSESGGSVGLGFAIPIDQVTTVAQTLIRDGVVHHPQLGVSAQTKNVANEVMSGARVADVVPGSPAARAGIVEGDVIVKVGDRDVTSRDELVLAVQLNKIGDTVTVQLIRDGRRVDVQATLESD is encoded by the coding sequence ATCCAGGACAGGCCTTCGGATTCGGCGCCCAGGGGAACGCTGCGGCCGCCGGACGCGCCCGTGCTCGGCCCGCGCCCGGTGTATCGCCCGCATGTCGACACCCATACCGCCCGCGCGTTCCGCAGGCCGTCCGGGCAGTCGGGTTCGTTCGCCGAACCACTGCCCCGCGGTACGGCTCCGATCGCGGACGCGGATCTGCAGAACCGCCCGCCGGACGCGGTGCTGGCCGAGGCGTTCGGCCGCCCGGCCGGTTCCAGCGAACTGCTGCAACGTGACCCCGACGCGACCGAGGACACCCCGACCGTCGCGGGCCCGGTCGATCCGTGGCGCGATCCGGCGGCGGCCGCGCGGCTCGGCGCCCCCGCCGTGCCCACCCCCGTGACCGCGGCGCTGCCCGAGGCACCGCGGTTGAGCGCCCGCGAGGTGCTCTTCGGTTCCCGGGTCGCGCCCAAGTCGCTCGCGCTGCTCGCCGTCGTAGCCCTCGCGATCGGCGTGCTCGGCGGCCTGGTCGGCAGGCTGACCGCCGAACAGGCCTCGGTGCTCACCTCGCGCGGCGTCGAACTGAAGCAGACCGGCGGCATCGAGCAGCCGCACAGCCAGATCGCCAAAGTGGCCAACGCCGTGCTGCCCGCGGTGGTGTCCATCCGGGTCACCGTCGGCGACAACGGCGCGACCGGTTCCGGCGTGGTGATCGACGGCGCGGGTTTCATCACCACCAACAACCACGTGGTGTCGATGGCCGCCCAGGACAAGACCAACCGGGCGACCATCCAGGTCACCTTCTCCGACGGCACCAAGGTGCCTGCCAACATCGTGGGCCGCGACCCGAAGTCCGACCTCGCGGTGCTCAAGGTGGACGTCAAGAACCTCACCGTGGCCAAACTCGGCAAGTCCGACGACGTCCAAGTCGGTGACGAGGTGCTGGCCATCGGTTCGCCGCTCGGGTTGAGCAAGACGGTGACCTCCGGCATCGTCAGTGCGCTGCACCGTCCGGTGGCGCTCGAGGGCGAGGGCAGCGACACCAAGGCGGTGATCGACGCGGTGCAGACCGATGCCTCGATCAACCCCGGCAACTCCGGCGGCGCGCTGGTGGACATGGAAGGCCGGTTGATCGGCATCAACACCGCGATCCGCAGCGAGTCCGGCGGCTCGGTCGGTCTCGGCTTCGCCATTCCGATCGATCAGGTGACCACGGTCGCACAGACCCTGATCCGCGACGGCGTCGTGCATCACCCGCAGCTCGGTGTCAGCGCGCAGACCAAGAACGTCGCCAACGAGGTGATGTCGGGAGCGCGCGTCGCCGATGTCGTGCCGGGCAGCCCCGCGGCCCGAGCAGGCATCGTCGAGGGCGATGTCATCGTCAAGGTCGGCGACCGCGACGTGACCTCGCGCGACGAGCTGGTGCTCGCGGTACAGCTGAACAAGATCGGCGACACGGTCACCGTGCAGCTGATCCGCGACGGCAGGCGGGTGGACGTGCAGGCCACGCTGGAGTCCGACTGA
- the tatB gene encoding Sec-independent protein translocase protein TatB, giving the protein MFSNIGWSEMMILLVAALVILGPERLPGAVRWTTRSLRQVRDYASGATAQLKDELGPEFEDLRKPLADLNELRGMTPRSMVTKHLLNGDDSILKNLESALPDKKDIYGTGGAMPDYPMPKLEKPLERNERPPIDTDAT; this is encoded by the coding sequence GTGTTCAGCAACATCGGCTGGAGCGAGATGATGATCTTGCTCGTCGCCGCCCTCGTGATCCTCGGACCGGAGCGACTGCCCGGCGCGGTTCGCTGGACCACGCGCAGCCTGCGTCAGGTGCGCGACTACGCCAGCGGCGCCACCGCGCAGCTGAAGGACGAGCTCGGTCCGGAGTTCGAGGATCTGCGCAAGCCGCTGGCCGACCTGAACGAACTGCGCGGTATGACTCCGCGCTCGATGGTGACCAAACACCTTCTGAACGGCGACGATTCGATCCTGAAGAATCTGGAGAGCGCACTGCCGGACAAGAAGGACATCTACGGCACCGGCGGCGCGATGCCGGACTATCCGATGCCGAAGCTGGAAAAACCGTTGGAGCGCAACGAACGTCCGCCGATCGACACCGACGCCACTTAG
- a CDS encoding XdhC family protein, producing MRAMLEQLIASLAQGPVALARVVDTTGPGPRELGAAMLVTASGAVIGSLSGGCVEAAVVESARQVLDSGQPVLDRFGYADGDGIAVGLTCGGEIEVCVEPVGRALLPILTRLQQDIAAGTPVALATRMDTAGEWRLVYSAAGEPWYGVDHDARALLDAGRSGLVGADECELESSPRPRVFVQVFAAPARMILAGANDFVRALSRTGRQLGYRVTVVDARETFATAARFPAAHEVVVDWPHRYLRTEHEAGRIDGRTVVCVLTHDTKFDVPTIVAALDLDEIGFVGALGSRRTHAERTERLRAAGVTESRLARLKSPLGLDLNARTPDETAISIAAQILAERGGASGRPLHRLDGPIHH from the coding sequence ATGCGAGCAATGCTCGAGCAACTCATCGCCTCGCTGGCGCAGGGCCCGGTGGCGCTGGCCAGGGTGGTCGACACCACCGGCCCCGGCCCGCGCGAGCTGGGCGCCGCGATGCTCGTCACCGCGTCCGGCGCGGTCATCGGCTCCCTGTCCGGCGGCTGTGTGGAGGCCGCCGTTGTCGAGTCCGCGCGCCAGGTGCTCGATTCCGGCCAGCCGGTGCTCGACCGGTTCGGCTACGCCGACGGTGACGGGATCGCGGTCGGCTTGACCTGCGGCGGCGAGATCGAGGTGTGCGTCGAGCCGGTCGGGCGCGCGTTGCTCCCGATACTCACCCGGCTGCAACAGGACATCGCGGCGGGCACGCCGGTCGCGCTGGCCACCAGGATGGACACGGCGGGCGAGTGGCGGCTGGTGTACTCCGCCGCGGGCGAACCGTGGTACGGCGTCGACCATGATGCCCGCGCGCTGCTCGACGCGGGCCGCAGCGGTTTGGTCGGGGCGGACGAGTGCGAGCTGGAGAGTTCACCGCGCCCGCGCGTGTTCGTCCAGGTCTTCGCCGCGCCCGCCCGCATGATCCTGGCCGGTGCCAACGACTTCGTCCGGGCGCTCAGCCGCACCGGCAGGCAGCTCGGCTATCGCGTCACGGTCGTGGACGCGCGCGAAACCTTCGCCACCGCGGCCCGATTCCCGGCCGCGCACGAGGTGGTCGTGGACTGGCCGCACCGGTACCTGCGCACCGAGCACGAGGCCGGGCGGATCGACGGCCGCACCGTGGTCTGTGTGCTCACCCACGACACCAAGTTCGACGTGCCGACCATCGTGGCCGCGCTCGACCTCGACGAGATCGGCTTCGTCGGCGCCCTCGGCTCCCGGCGCACCCACGCCGAGCGCACCGAGCGACTGCGCGCCGCCGGTGTCACCGAGAGCCGCCTGGCCCGGTTGAAGAGCCCGCTGGGCCTCGACCTCAACGCGCGTACGCCGGACGAGACCGCGATCTCCATCGCCGCCCAGATCCTCGCCGAGCGCGGCGGCGCGTCGGGCCGCCCGCTACACCGCCTCGACGGCCCCATCCACCACTGA
- a CDS encoding xanthine dehydrogenase family protein molybdopterin-binding subunit produces MSAPSADKLIGQGRDRIDGHAKVTGAARYTAEIPMPNAAYGVLVGAEIGNGTLTSLDVTGALRAGAVAVYTHENLPRVTTVPLVPSLFGQPAPGQTYFPMQDTTIHYFGQPIAVVVADTFEVAQHAARLVEATYDERPALVRLDDGRDEQYVPETIFAGFVPATQSRGDFAGAAAAAAHTVDATFRFAANHHNPIECSVTAAMWNGDSVTVYDATQGIVASQLTIAAHLGISPSKVRVVADYVGGGFGAKAMMWPHVTLAPLIARELGRPIRVILNREQMFYGTGLREEQEQRVTLVSDADGRFTGLRHHKLSVTSHFDDWAEPSLEVASKAYGIPHWEGQYRLIKGNTMTPTFMRGPGEASGMVALECAIDELAAQLGADPVELRMRNHAAVDPESGNPWSSDGYLDCLRLAAQRFGWDGRKRQPGSHVEGNWLIGWGVGTAGYPVYEPGQPQRAHARLRSDGSLVVQAGTQEFGTGVATAMTQVAGDAMGMPFDRIRFEIGNTDYPNVAATVGSIGASAVSAAVHNACTDLLRQLVDLAVADIDSPLRGRTPDEIEGVGGVLRLAEDPSVSDSYADVLARNHLSDIETTGSWRPATTPAPYGKMSFGAQFAEVAVDPELGLIRVRRMVGAFAPGRVLNVKLARSQVLGGMNWGLSQALMEGSVPDIRDGRWANASLLEYLLPVNADAPAVDISFVEVADAVVNPLGVKGIGELGMIGAAAAIVNAVHHATGKRLRDIPLRIEHLL; encoded by the coding sequence ATGAGCGCGCCGTCCGCCGACAAGCTGATCGGCCAGGGACGCGATCGCATCGACGGGCACGCGAAGGTCACCGGCGCGGCGCGCTACACCGCCGAGATCCCGATGCCGAATGCCGCCTACGGCGTGCTCGTCGGTGCCGAGATCGGCAACGGCACACTGACTTCGCTCGATGTCACCGGCGCGCTGCGGGCCGGCGCGGTCGCCGTGTACACCCACGAGAATCTGCCCAGGGTCACCACCGTGCCACTGGTGCCGTCGCTGTTCGGCCAGCCCGCGCCGGGACAGACCTACTTTCCGATGCAGGACACCACGATCCACTACTTCGGCCAGCCGATCGCGGTCGTGGTGGCGGATACCTTCGAGGTCGCCCAGCACGCCGCCCGACTGGTCGAGGCGACCTACGACGAGCGGCCCGCGCTGGTGCGACTCGACGACGGCCGCGACGAACAGTATGTGCCGGAGACGATCTTCGCCGGTTTCGTCCCGGCCACCCAGTCGCGCGGGGACTTCGCCGGTGCGGCCGCCGCGGCGGCGCACACCGTCGACGCCACCTTCCGGTTCGCCGCCAACCATCACAATCCCATCGAATGCTCGGTCACCGCCGCGATGTGGAACGGGGATTCGGTCACCGTCTACGACGCCACCCAGGGCATCGTGGCCAGCCAGCTGACCATCGCCGCCCATCTCGGCATCTCGCCGAGCAAGGTGCGGGTGGTGGCCGATTACGTCGGCGGCGGCTTCGGCGCCAAAGCCATGATGTGGCCGCACGTGACGCTCGCGCCGCTGATCGCGCGGGAGCTGGGCAGGCCGATCCGGGTGATCCTGAACCGCGAGCAGATGTTCTACGGCACCGGTTTACGGGAGGAGCAGGAGCAGCGCGTCACCCTGGTGAGCGACGCCGACGGCCGGTTTACCGGCCTGCGCCACCACAAGCTCTCCGTCACTTCGCATTTCGACGACTGGGCCGAGCCCTCGCTCGAGGTGGCGAGCAAGGCCTACGGAATCCCGCACTGGGAGGGGCAGTATCGGCTGATCAAGGGCAACACCATGACGCCGACCTTCATGCGCGGTCCCGGTGAGGCCTCGGGCATGGTCGCGCTGGAATGCGCGATCGACGAGCTCGCCGCGCAACTCGGCGCCGACCCGGTGGAACTGCGGATGCGTAACCACGCCGCGGTCGACCCGGAGAGCGGGAACCCGTGGAGCTCCGACGGTTACCTCGATTGCCTGCGGCTGGCCGCGCAGCGGTTCGGCTGGGACGGGCGCAAGCGGCAGCCGGGCTCGCACGTCGAGGGCAACTGGCTTATCGGCTGGGGCGTCGGCACCGCGGGCTACCCGGTGTACGAGCCGGGCCAGCCGCAGCGCGCGCACGCGCGGCTGCGCTCGGACGGGTCACTGGTGGTGCAGGCGGGCACCCAGGAGTTCGGCACCGGTGTCGCGACGGCGATGACCCAGGTCGCCGGCGACGCGATGGGAATGCCGTTCGACCGCATCCGATTCGAGATCGGCAACACCGACTATCCGAACGTGGCCGCGACGGTCGGGTCGATCGGTGCGAGCGCGGTGAGCGCCGCGGTGCACAACGCCTGCACCGACCTGCTCCGCCAGCTCGTCGACCTCGCGGTCGCCGACATCGATTCCCCGTTACGGGGTCGCACACCCGACGAGATCGAGGGCGTCGGGGGTGTGCTGCGATTGGCCGAGGATCCGTCGGTGTCCGACTCGTACGCCGATGTCCTTGCCCGTAACCACCTTTCGGATATCGAGACGACGGGCAGCTGGCGGCCGGCGACCACCCCGGCGCCCTACGGAAAGATGAGCTTCGGCGCGCAGTTCGCCGAGGTCGCGGTCGATCCGGAGCTCGGGCTGATCCGGGTCCGGCGCATGGTCGGCGCGTTCGCGCCGGGGCGGGTGCTCAATGTGAAGCTGGCCCGCAGCCAGGTGCTCGGCGGCATGAACTGGGGCCTGTCCCAAGCGTTGATGGAGGGCAGCGTGCCCGACATCCGGGACGGTCGGTGGGCCAACGCCTCGCTGCTGGAATACCTGCTCCCGGTGAACGCCGACGCCCCCGCCGTCGACATCTCGTTCGTCGAGGTCGCCGACGCGGTGGTGAACCCCTTGGGCGTCAAGGGCATCGGCGAACTCGGCATGATCGGCGCCGCCGCGGCCATCGTCAACGCCGTCCACCACGCCACCGGCAAACGCCTACGCGATATTCCGCTGCGCATCGAACACCTGCTCTGA
- a CDS encoding FAD binding domain-containing protein, translating to MKPIAFARAETVDEALVAIAARPNTVFLAGGTTLVDMLRIGAMEPDNVVDINRLPLTELEHTPEGGLRIGAMVRMSEVAADPVVRQKFPFLSIALWKGASAQIRNMASMGGNLMQKVRCPQFRDIAYACNKRNPGSGCGAHEGLHRGNAVLGTSEHCFAMHPSDMANPLTALDAVIQVQGPRGIRSIPFDDFFLLPGDTPHLEHPITSDELIVRIDVPPLPFAQNSHYLKVRDRESYEFAAASAAVALDLADGVVRDVRIGLGGVATKPWRARMAEDLLTGKPATKQNFAAAAATELAAADGSHPMNRFKIELAQRTLVRTLETVAARGAGE from the coding sequence ATGAAGCCCATCGCCTTCGCGCGCGCCGAGACGGTGGACGAGGCGCTGGTCGCGATCGCCGCCCGCCCCAACACCGTATTCCTCGCCGGCGGCACCACTTTGGTGGACATGCTGCGCATCGGCGCGATGGAACCGGACAACGTCGTCGACATCAACCGGCTGCCGCTGACCGAGCTGGAGCACACCCCGGAGGGCGGGCTGCGCATCGGCGCGATGGTCCGGATGAGCGAGGTCGCCGCCGACCCCGTTGTGCGGCAGAAGTTTCCGTTCCTGTCCATCGCGCTGTGGAAGGGCGCGTCCGCGCAGATCCGCAATATGGCGTCGATGGGCGGCAACCTGATGCAGAAGGTGCGCTGTCCCCAGTTCCGCGACATCGCCTACGCCTGCAACAAGCGCAACCCTGGCAGCGGCTGCGGCGCGCACGAGGGCCTGCATCGCGGCAACGCCGTATTGGGTACCAGCGAGCACTGTTTCGCGATGCACCCCTCCGATATGGCCAACCCGCTCACCGCGCTCGACGCCGTGATCCAGGTCCAGGGACCACGCGGCATCCGCAGCATCCCCTTCGACGACTTCTTCCTGTTGCCCGGTGACACACCGCATCTGGAGCATCCGATCACCAGCGACGAGCTCATCGTCCGGATCGACGTGCCGCCCTTGCCGTTCGCGCAGAACTCGCACTACCTGAAGGTGCGCGACCGCGAATCCTATGAGTTCGCCGCCGCTTCCGCGGCCGTGGCGCTCGACCTGGCCGACGGCGTCGTGCGCGATGTCCGCATCGGCCTGGGCGGCGTGGCGACCAAACCGTGGCGGGCCAGAATGGCCGAGGACCTGCTGACCGGCAAACCGGCGACGAAGCAGAACTTCGCCGCCGCGGCCGCCACCGAACTCGCGGCCGCCGACGGCAGTCACCCGATGAACCGCTTCAAAATCGAACTGGCGCAACGCACCCTGGTGCGCACGCTGGAAACCGTCGCCGCGCGGGGAGCAGGCGAATGA
- a CDS encoding (2Fe-2S)-binding protein, with product MTIGELPKQDTRQPEFAGPDYTLATLRVNGHDFPVALEPRVSLLDALREYLRLTGTKKGCDQGACGACTVWVDGRRELSCLTLALSAQGREITTIEGVAQGEELHPVQRAFISCDGFQCGYCTPGQIMSAIKCIEEGHTGSDEEIAEWMSGNICRCAAYQNIRDAIKTAEGEMGETR from the coding sequence ATGACTATTGGTGAGCTACCCAAGCAGGACACGCGTCAACCCGAGTTTGCCGGTCCCGATTACACGCTGGCCACCTTGCGGGTGAACGGTCACGATTTTCCCGTCGCGCTCGAACCCAGGGTCAGCCTGCTCGACGCCCTGCGCGAATATTTGCGCCTCACCGGCACGAAAAAGGGGTGCGACCAGGGCGCCTGCGGCGCGTGTACGGTCTGGGTCGACGGGCGGCGCGAATTGTCCTGCCTCACCTTGGCATTGAGCGCGCAGGGTAGGGAGATAACGACGATCGAGGGGGTCGCGCAGGGGGAGGAGCTGCATCCGGTGCAGCGCGCGTTCATCAGCTGCGACGGTTTCCAATGCGGTTATTGCACGCCGGGTCAGATCATGTCGGCGATCAAATGCATCGAAGAGGGCCATACCGGCAGCGACGAGGAGATCGCCGAATGGATGAGCGGCAATATCTGCCGCTGCGCCGCCTACCAGAACATCCGGGACGCGATAAAGACCGCGGAGGGTGAAATGGGGGAGACCCGATGA
- a CDS encoding glucosyl-3-phosphoglycerate synthase: MNFHHPHSREYGPPWATTNTWDTPNWTVDELVAAKADRTVSVVLPALNEENTVADVVASIRPLLGTLVDELIVLDSGSTDATAERARAAGAQVITREQAVPELDPVPGKGEVLWRSLAVTSGDLIAFVDSDLIDPDPAFVPKLLGPLLTVEDMHLVKAYYRRPLRQGGAVDAHGGGRVTELVARPLLAALRPELSQVLQPLGGEYAGTRELLTAVPFAPGYGVEIGLLLDTYDQVGLSAIGQVNLGVRTHRNRPLADLGVMSRQILGTVLGRSGVQDSGAALTQFPLIGDAFTAQHTEVSLADRPPMNTLRPAWAAA; this comes from the coding sequence ATGAACTTTCACCACCCCCACAGCCGCGAATACGGCCCGCCATGGGCCACGACGAACACCTGGGACACCCCGAACTGGACGGTGGACGAGCTCGTCGCCGCCAAGGCGGACCGCACCGTATCGGTGGTGCTGCCCGCGCTCAACGAGGAGAACACCGTCGCCGACGTGGTGGCCAGCATCCGGCCGCTGCTCGGCACCCTGGTCGACGAGCTGATCGTGCTCGACTCCGGCTCGACCGACGCCACCGCCGAGCGGGCCCGCGCCGCGGGCGCGCAGGTGATCACGCGGGAGCAGGCGGTGCCCGAACTCGACCCGGTGCCGGGCAAGGGCGAGGTGCTGTGGCGGTCGCTGGCCGTGACCAGCGGCGACCTCATCGCCTTCGTCGACTCCGACCTGATCGACCCCGACCCGGCGTTCGTGCCCAAGCTGCTCGGGCCGCTGCTCACCGTCGAGGACATGCACCTGGTCAAGGCCTACTACCGCAGGCCGTTGCGCCAGGGCGGCGCGGTGGACGCGCACGGCGGCGGCCGGGTCACCGAACTCGTCGCCCGCCCGTTGCTCGCCGCGCTGCGGCCCGAGCTCTCCCAGGTGCTGCAACCGCTGGGCGGCGAGTACGCGGGCACCAGGGAACTGCTCACCGCGGTCCCGTTCGCCCCCGGCTACGGCGTGGAGATCGGGCTGCTGCTCGACACCTACGACCAGGTCGGGCTATCCGCGATCGGCCAGGTGAACCTCGGCGTGCGCACGCACCGCAACCGGCCGCTGGCCGACCTGGGCGTGATGAGCAGGCAGATCCTCGGCACCGTGCTCGGCCGAAGCGGCGTGCAGGACTCCGGCGCCGCGCTCACCCAGTTCCCGCTGATCGGGGACGCCTTCACCGCGCAGCACACCGAGGTGTCGCTGGCCGATCGTCCGCCGATGAACACGCTGCGCCCCGCCTGGGCTGCCGCCTGA
- the folP gene encoding dihydropteroate synthase: MFSAAVSPLPTLCGKPVATDRALVMAIVNRTPDSFYDRGATFTDAAAMDAVLRAVDEGADLVDIGGVKAGPGSLVDAAEEARRVVPFVAAIRAKFPELLISIDTWRAEVALAAVGEGADLINDTWAGADPDLVPVAAEQGVGIVCSHTGGAVPRTRPHRVRYADILAEVTATLVRAAEHAAAAGVREDSILIDPTHDFGKNTYHGLELLRGVDVLVNTGWPVLMALSNKDFIGETLGVDLSERLEGTLAATAWSAAAGARVFRVHEVAATRRVVDMIAAIQGIRPPARTLRGLV, from the coding sequence ATGTTCAGCGCCGCCGTTTCACCTCTTCCGACCTTGTGCGGCAAGCCGGTGGCGACGGATCGGGCGCTGGTCATGGCGATCGTGAACCGCACCCCCGATTCCTTCTACGACCGGGGCGCCACGTTCACCGATGCCGCCGCGATGGACGCGGTGTTGCGCGCGGTGGACGAGGGCGCCGATCTCGTCGACATCGGCGGGGTCAAGGCGGGGCCGGGGTCGCTGGTCGACGCCGCGGAGGAAGCCCGGCGGGTGGTCCCGTTCGTCGCCGCCATCCGCGCGAAGTTCCCGGAGTTATTGATCAGCATCGACACCTGGCGCGCCGAGGTGGCGCTGGCCGCGGTGGGCGAGGGCGCGGACCTGATCAACGACACCTGGGCAGGCGCCGACCCGGATCTGGTGCCGGTGGCCGCCGAACAGGGCGTCGGCATCGTGTGCAGCCACACCGGCGGCGCGGTGCCGCGCACCAGGCCGCACCGGGTCCGCTACGCCGATATCCTGGCCGAAGTGACCGCCACCCTGGTGCGTGCGGCCGAACACGCGGCCGCGGCGGGGGTGCGCGAAGATTCGATTCTGATCGATCCGACTCACGATTTCGGCAAGAACACCTATCACGGGCTCGAGTTGTTGCGCGGAGTGGACGTTCTTGTAAATACCGGGTGGCCGGTCCTGATGGCCCTCAGCAACAAGGACTTCATCGGGGAGACTCTAGGTGTCGATCTATCCGAGCGGTTGGAGGGCACATTGGCGGCAACGGCATGGTCGGCCGCCGCCGGTGCCCGCGTCTTCCGCGTTCACGAAGTCGCCGCGACCCGGCGGGTAGTGGACATGATCGCCGCCATCCAGGGCATCCGGCCCCCAGCACGCACCCTGCGAGGTTTGGTATGA
- a CDS encoding long-chain-acyl-CoA synthetase: MSSDGRSTVSLLDLAKNLPAMALDAPGMLRNAPGMLVGPDAKSSVGLYFQRAAHRHPNRIFLRFEGAGCTYRQANDEVNRYAAVLAARGVRRGDVVGVLMTNRPQTLFVVLAAAKLGATVGLLNHHQRDQVLAHSFGLLNSVLNVVGEECAQALDSLPEPPSNVLYSKDLQAEAQDAPDGDPPVCARITAKERAFLIFTSGTTGLPKASVMTHLRWTKSMVGLGGLGIRLRGNDTLYCCLPLYHNNALTVALSAVLSAGATFALGRQFSVSRFWDEVIREEATAFIYIGELCRYLLNQSPKATDRRHKVRLAVGNGLRPELWDEFKTRFGIKRIVEFYGASEVNIAFINAFGVDRTAGFGPLPYAVVDYDDETGKAKRDSNGRLRRVGTGGVGLLLSKITDRSPFDGYTDKAASDAKLVRDGFKRGDLWFDTGDLVRDQGWHHIAFVDRLGDTFRWKGENVATTEVEAALTRSDAISQAVVYGVDIPGTDGKAGMAAVTLSPGAEFDGAALGELAYRQLPGYAVPLFVRVVEELEQTSTFKSRKVELRKQGYTPDDDHALYVLAGRAKGYVPFYPEYPEEVAAGQAPKG, from the coding sequence GTGAGTTCCGACGGTCGTTCGACGGTGAGTTTGCTAGACCTGGCCAAAAATCTTCCCGCGATGGCGCTCGACGCGCCGGGCATGCTGCGCAACGCGCCGGGCATGCTGGTCGGGCCGGACGCCAAATCCTCGGTGGGGCTGTACTTCCAGCGCGCCGCGCACCGGCATCCGAACCGGATCTTCCTGCGCTTCGAGGGGGCGGGCTGCACCTATCGTCAGGCCAACGACGAGGTGAACCGGTATGCCGCGGTGCTCGCCGCGCGCGGGGTGCGGCGCGGTGACGTGGTGGGTGTGTTGATGACCAACCGGCCGCAGACCCTGTTCGTGGTGCTGGCCGCGGCGAAGCTGGGCGCCACCGTCGGCCTGCTCAACCATCACCAGCGCGACCAAGTGCTCGCGCACAGCTTCGGTCTGCTGAACAGCGTGCTGAACGTGGTCGGCGAGGAATGCGCGCAGGCGCTCGACTCGCTGCCTGAGCCGCCGTCCAACGTGCTGTACAGCAAGGATTTACAGGCAGAGGCCCAGGACGCGCCGGACGGCGATCCGCCGGTGTGCGCGCGGATCACCGCCAAGGAGCGGGCCTTCCTGATCTTCACCTCCGGCACCACGGGCCTGCCGAAGGCCAGCGTGATGACGCATCTGCGCTGGACCAAGAGCATGGTCGGCCTCGGCGGGCTCGGTATTCGCCTGCGCGGCAACGACACGCTGTACTGCTGCCTGCCGCTCTATCACAACAACGCGCTGACCGTCGCGTTGTCGGCGGTGCTGAGCGCGGGCGCCACGTTCGCGCTCGGCAGGCAGTTCTCGGTGTCGCGGTTCTGGGACGAGGTCATCCGGGAAGAGGCGACGGCGTTCATCTATATCGGCGAGCTGTGCCGGTATCTGCTCAACCAATCGCCGAAGGCGACCGATCGCAGGCACAAGGTCCGGCTCGCCGTCGGCAACGGGCTGCGCCCGGAGCTGTGGGACGAGTTCAAGACGCGGTTCGGGATCAAGAGGATCGTCGAGTTCTACGGGGCGAGCGAGGTCAATATCGCCTTCATCAACGCGTTCGGCGTTGATCGCACCGCGGGCTTCGGGCCGCTGCCCTACGCCGTGGTCGACTACGACGACGAGACCGGAAAAGCCAAGCGGGACAGCAACGGTCGACTGCGCAGGGTCGGTACCGGCGGGGTCGGCCTGCTGCTGTCGAAGATCACCGACCGGTCGCCGTTCGACGGCTACACCGACAAGGCGGCCTCCGACGCGAAGCTGGTGCGCGACGGCTTCAAGCGGGGCGATCTCTGGTTCGACACCGGTGACCTGGTGCGCGATCAGGGCTGGCATCACATCGCGTTCGTGGACCGGCTCGGCGACACCTTCCGCTGGAAGGGCGAGAATGTCGCGACCACCGAGGTCGAGGCCGCGCTGACCAGGTCAGACGCGATCTCGCAGGCGGTTGTCTACGGTGTGGATATCCCGGGTACCGACGGCAAGGCGGGCATGGCGGCGGTGACGCTGAGTCCCGGCGCGGAGTTCGACGGGGCGGCGCTCGGCGAGCTCGCCTACCGGCAGCTGCCCGGCTACGCGGTCCCGCTGTTCGTGCGGGTGGTCGAGGAACTCGAACAGACCTCCACCTTCAAGAGCCGCAAGGTGGAACTGCGCAAGCAGGGCTACACCCCCGACGACGATCACGCCCTCTATGTCCTCGCGGGCCGTGCGAAGGGCTACGTCCCCTTCTATCCGGAATACCCGGAGGAGGTAGCCGCCGGCCAGGCCCCGAAGGGCTGA